One window of Gloeothece citriformis PCC 7424 genomic DNA carries:
- a CDS encoding DoxX family protein, producing MMIHNGLDKLGNIESFAEAYVSYIGLPFPIFFSYVAAYTELIGSILLILGVFTRPAAFGLFATMLVAMYHHILVAGLSIPYLELSVIYAACFLFFVINGAGLFSTDALIVNWLDANALTQQSKQIMLLEKSYQATPSVDNVETK from the coding sequence ATGATGATCCATAATGGACTAGACAAATTAGGGAATATTGAAAGCTTTGCTGAAGCTTATGTCTCTTACATCGGTTTACCTTTTCCGATTTTCTTTAGCTATGTTGCCGCTTATACAGAACTGATTGGTTCAATACTGCTGATTTTAGGTGTATTCACAAGACCCGCGGCCTTTGGGTTGTTTGCGACTATGTTAGTAGCAATGTATCATCATATTTTAGTCGCTGGCTTGAGTATTCCTTATCTAGAACTTTCGGTTATCTATGCCGCTTGTTTTCTGTTTTTTGTGATTAATGGGGCGGGTTTATTTTCAACCGATGCTTTAATTGTAAATTGGTTAGATGCTAATGCTTTAACCCAACAATCAAAGCAAATTATGTTGCTAGAAAAATCTTATCAAGCAACTCCATCTGTAGATAACGTGGAAACTAAATAG
- a CDS encoding PIG-L deacetylase family protein, translating into MLYLFGFLSVIILVLGIGSLRFLRSQLQDDSVPVTDEFLGERVMFIFPHPDDEITCAGTIKMLTSQGYETILLTLTCGEAGPTNGLVDESDPIQKKVKLGQLRRQELQEVAQVLGINHLEILDFPDSGIKDIDPELLKTTLKEKISHYQPSVIVTYDDRIGFYGHPDHVLVARYLTEIFRQERDNPNFPVKKLYQVTLPKPMLNIAFKISEKFRNSYPTLAQEGLPQPTMAVKITPYGSYKREAMGLHRSQKPILDEMQPYFDKIAPFIYFRVFDKEYFTEVK; encoded by the coding sequence ATGCTCTATTTATTTGGATTTTTAAGCGTCATTATCCTTGTTTTAGGAATAGGAAGTTTAAGATTTCTCAGAAGTCAGTTACAAGATGATTCAGTTCCAGTAACAGATGAATTTTTAGGAGAAAGGGTAATGTTTATTTTTCCTCATCCTGATGATGAAATTACCTGTGCAGGAACAATTAAAATGCTGACTTCTCAGGGATATGAAACGATTTTACTGACTCTCACTTGTGGAGAAGCTGGCCCCACTAATGGATTAGTTGATGAATCTGATCCGATCCAAAAAAAGGTTAAACTCGGTCAATTACGACGACAAGAATTACAAGAAGTCGCTCAAGTCTTGGGAATTAATCATCTAGAAATTTTAGATTTTCCTGATAGCGGAATTAAAGATATTGATCCAGAATTACTTAAAACAACCCTTAAAGAAAAAATTAGTCACTATCAACCGAGTGTTATAGTTACCTATGACGATCGCATTGGATTTTATGGACATCCGGATCATGTGTTAGTTGCGCGTTATCTGACAGAAATTTTTAGACAGGAGAGAGATAACCCAAATTTTCCCGTTAAAAAATTATATCAAGTCACTTTACCGAAACCGATGCTAAACATAGCCTTTAAAATTTCTGAAAAATTTCGCAATAGCTATCCCACTTTAGCTCAAGAAGGACTGCCTCAACCGACCATGGCCGTTAAAATTACCCCTTATGGCAGTTATAAACGAGAAGCTATGGGTTTACATCGCTCTCAGAAACCAATTTTAGATGAAATGCAACCTTATTTTGATAAAATTGCCCCATTTATTTATTTTCGGGTTTTTGATAAAGAATATTTTACTGAAGTTAAATAA
- a CDS encoding Hsp20/alpha crystallin family protein, with translation MTLVRYNPFRDLDILQRQMNRLFDESFLSDTKENGIPAAEISETEDAIHLKLELPGIAKEDLDIQVTKNAVSVSGERKEETKTETNGVTRSEFRYGKFSRVIPLPVHVQNNNVTAQYKDGILTLTLPKSEEEKNKVVKVQVG, from the coding sequence ATGACTTTAGTTCGCTACAATCCATTCCGTGACCTCGATATTTTACAACGTCAAATGAACCGTTTATTTGATGAAAGTTTCCTCAGCGACACCAAAGAAAACGGCATTCCTGCGGCGGAAATTTCCGAAACTGAGGACGCAATTCATCTCAAGCTAGAACTTCCGGGTATAGCTAAAGAAGATCTAGATATTCAAGTTACTAAAAATGCTGTTTCTGTCAGTGGTGAACGAAAAGAAGAAACTAAAACTGAAACTAACGGCGTAACCCGTAGTGAATTCCGTTATGGTAAGTTTAGCCGCGTGATTCCTCTACCGGTTCATGTCCAAAACAATAACGTTACTGCCCAATACAAAGACGGTATTCTAACCCTAACTTTACCTAAATCAGAAGAAGAAAAAAATAAAGTTGTCAAGGTACAAGTTGGCTAA
- the gap gene encoding type I glyceraldehyde-3-phosphate dehydrogenase — MAKIKVGINGFGRIGRLVFRAGLDNPEIDFIGINDLVPPENIAYLLKYDSTHGRFKGTVEAKEDGIVVNGKFIRCVSIRNPEELPWKDLGVDYVVESTGLFTKYDGAYKHIQAGAKRVIISAPTKDPDKIPTFVVGVNHHEFDPAKDQIVSNASCTTNCLAPVAKVINDNFGLAEGLMTTIHAMTATQPTVDGPSKKDLRGGRGAAQNIIPASTGAAKAVTLVIPALKGKLTGMAFRVPTPNVSAVDLTFKTEKATSYQEICQVMKAASEGELKGILAYTDEDVVSTDFTTDPHSSTFDAGAGIELNSNFFKVVAWYDNEWGYSCRMLDLMLAMEAKEAESMATV, encoded by the coding sequence ATGGCAAAAATTAAAGTCGGTATCAACGGATTTGGTCGCATTGGAAGATTAGTCTTTCGAGCCGGATTAGACAATCCTGAGATTGATTTTATTGGCATTAATGATTTAGTTCCTCCTGAAAATATTGCTTATTTATTAAAGTACGACTCGACTCACGGTCGGTTTAAAGGCACAGTTGAAGCGAAAGAAGATGGAATTGTCGTTAATGGTAAATTTATTCGCTGCGTCTCGATTAGAAATCCTGAAGAACTTCCTTGGAAAGATCTCGGCGTTGACTATGTGGTCGAATCGACGGGATTATTTACGAAGTATGATGGTGCTTATAAACATATTCAAGCCGGGGCTAAACGAGTCATTATCTCTGCACCTACGAAAGATCCGGATAAAATCCCTACCTTTGTTGTTGGGGTTAATCATCATGAATTCGACCCGGCTAAAGATCAAATTGTCTCTAATGCAAGCTGTACCACTAACTGTTTAGCTCCCGTTGCTAAAGTTATTAATGATAACTTTGGGTTAGCAGAAGGGTTAATGACGACGATTCACGCGATGACCGCTACTCAACCGACTGTAGATGGCCCCTCTAAAAAAGATTTGCGGGGGGGACGAGGCGCGGCTCAAAATATTATTCCTGCCTCCACAGGTGCGGCTAAAGCGGTTACTTTGGTGATTCCCGCCTTAAAAGGGAAGTTAACCGGTATGGCGTTTCGTGTTCCTACTCCTAATGTGTCTGCGGTAGATTTGACGTTTAAAACCGAGAAAGCGACTAGCTATCAAGAAATTTGTCAAGTCATGAAAGCGGCATCGGAAGGAGAATTAAAAGGAATTTTAGCCTATACCGATGAGGATGTTGTCTCTACCGATTTTACGACTGATCCCCATTCTAGTACCTTTGATGCGGGTGCAGGAATTGAACTCAATTCTAATTTCTTTAAGGTTGTAGCTTGGTATGACAACGAATGGGGTTATTCTTGCCGAATGTTAGATTTAATGTTGGCAATGGAAGCTAAAGAAGCCGAAAGCATGGCTACAGTATAA
- the glgX gene encoding glycogen debranching protein GlgX, with translation MILEISPGQSFPLGATVSSEGVNFCIFSKQAWTIELLLFDEPTSPEPSQIIKLDSTLHKTFFYWHVFVKGIKPGQVYAYRAYGPFAPEEGHRFDPQKVLLDPYAKAIVGEEIYDRQAARNPGDNCAKALRGVVIDTGTYDWEGDHPLRHPYASSVIYEMHVGGFTRNPNSGLPPEKRGTFAGIIEKIPYLKNLGITAVELMPIHYFDPEDARDGLTNYWGYTTIGFFAPHRAYSSRKDPYGPLDEFRDLVKALHRAGIEVILDVVFNHTAEGNETGPTLSFRGLDNETYYILDADDPALYANYTGCGNTFKANHPIVSHLILECLRYWVAEMHVDGFRFDLASILARDTFGNPIEDISIPAIIWAIESDPILAGTKLIAEAWDAAGLYHVGRFVELADWFSEWNGPFRDDVRRFVKGDENMVTRLAARILGSPDIYQRPNTNVNRSINFVTCHDGFTLNDLVSYNQKHNEANKEDNRDGANDNESWNCGKEGPTDDPNIEALRLRQIKNFLTILFLSQGTPMLLMGDEVRRTQRGNNNSYCQDNELSWFNWDEVNRQFDLWCFVRRLIHFTQGLKLFSQESLLKVSYSSFDPHLGWHGAKLGEPDWSNYSRSLAFSLRHPEAGEYLHVMLNAYWKPISFELPIIGRGECWHCVIDTTMSLPDAMCDLEAAIPVQDKHYLVEARSCVVLIVKPL, from the coding sequence ATGATTCTTGAGATTTCACCAGGGCAAAGTTTTCCTTTAGGCGCTACAGTATCCTCTGAAGGAGTCAACTTTTGTATTTTTTCTAAACAGGCTTGGACTATAGAATTACTCTTATTTGATGAACCGACTTCCCCTGAACCGTCCCAAATTATTAAACTTGATTCAACCTTACACAAAACCTTTTTTTATTGGCACGTTTTTGTCAAAGGAATAAAACCCGGCCAAGTTTATGCTTATCGAGCTTATGGCCCTTTTGCTCCAGAGGAAGGTCATCGCTTTGATCCCCAGAAGGTACTCCTTGACCCCTACGCTAAAGCCATTGTAGGGGAGGAAATATACGATCGCCAAGCGGCTAGAAACCCCGGTGATAACTGTGCTAAAGCGTTACGGGGAGTCGTGATTGATACTGGTACTTACGATTGGGAAGGGGATCATCCCCTACGACATCCCTATGCCAGTAGTGTCATTTATGAAATGCACGTTGGGGGATTTACCCGCAATCCTAATTCTGGACTCCCACCCGAAAAACGGGGCACTTTTGCCGGAATTATCGAAAAAATCCCCTATTTAAAAAATTTAGGCATCACGGCGGTTGAATTAATGCCGATTCATTATTTTGATCCCGAAGATGCTAGAGATGGGTTAACTAACTATTGGGGATATACAACCATTGGCTTTTTTGCTCCCCATCGTGCCTATAGTTCTCGTAAAGATCCCTATGGCCCTCTAGATGAATTTCGAGATCTGGTTAAAGCTTTACATCGGGCAGGAATTGAGGTTATTTTGGATGTGGTTTTTAATCATACCGCAGAAGGGAACGAAACCGGCCCTACCCTTTCATTTCGAGGACTGGATAATGAAACCTATTATATTTTAGACGCAGATGACCCTGCTCTTTATGCTAACTATACCGGGTGTGGTAATACCTTCAAAGCTAATCATCCCATTGTTAGTCACTTAATTCTGGAATGTTTGCGCTATTGGGTGGCAGAAATGCACGTCGATGGGTTTCGCTTTGATCTCGCTTCTATTTTAGCTAGAGATACCTTTGGCAATCCGATCGAAGATATTAGTATCCCGGCTATTATTTGGGCGATCGAATCCGATCCGATTTTAGCAGGAACAAAACTGATCGCAGAAGCTTGGGATGCTGCCGGATTGTATCATGTGGGTCGATTTGTGGAGTTGGCGGATTGGTTTTCTGAGTGGAATGGCCCTTTCCGGGATGATGTGCGGCGCTTTGTCAAGGGGGATGAAAACATGGTGACTCGGTTAGCTGCCCGAATTTTAGGCAGTCCGGATATTTATCAGCGCCCCAATACTAATGTTAATCGGAGTATTAATTTTGTCACCTGTCATGATGGATTTACCCTTAATGATTTAGTCTCATACAATCAGAAACATAATGAGGCTAATAAAGAAGATAATCGAGATGGGGCGAATGATAATGAAAGCTGGAATTGTGGAAAAGAAGGCCCGACTGACGATCCCAATATAGAAGCGTTGCGTTTAAGACAGATTAAAAATTTTCTGACAATTTTATTTTTATCTCAAGGAACGCCAATGTTATTAATGGGGGATGAAGTCCGACGCACTCAAAGGGGAAATAATAATAGTTACTGTCAAGATAATGAGTTAAGTTGGTTTAATTGGGATGAAGTTAACCGTCAGTTTGATCTATGGTGTTTCGTCAGACGATTAATTCATTTTACTCAAGGTTTAAAACTCTTTAGTCAAGAAAGTCTCCTCAAAGTTTCTTATAGCAGTTTTGACCCTCATTTAGGCTGGCATGGGGCTAAATTAGGAGAACCAGACTGGTCTAATTATAGTCGCTCTCTGGCTTTTTCTTTACGCCATCCGGAAGCAGGAGAGTATTTGCACGTTATGCTTAATGCCTATTGGAAACCTATTTCCTTTGAATTACCCATTATTGGACGGGGAGAATGTTGGCATTGTGTGATTGATACGACTATGTCTTTACCCGATGCGATGTGTGATTTAGAAGCGGCCATTCCGGTTCAAGATAAACATTATCTCGTTGAAGCTCGTTCCTGTGTGGTTTTAATTGTTAAACCCCTATAG
- a CDS encoding YggT family protein, which produces MNNPNHDPRDYEPINPQNYLERQQELHLQEEQLRLIEEERRIARARRTLVTRRIINGIYFLIGALEILLGLRFLLRLSGANPDNQFAAVIFGISEPFAAPFISLFSNGQRFEVTLLIAMGVYGLLGFLAVMLVNLFRES; this is translated from the coding sequence ATGAACAATCCTAATCATGATCCTCGTGACTATGAACCAATTAACCCACAGAATTATTTAGAACGTCAACAGGAATTACATCTCCAAGAAGAACAACTCCGACTGATAGAAGAAGAACGCCGTATTGCAAGAGCTAGACGAACTTTAGTCACGAGAAGAATTATTAACGGGATTTACTTTTTAATTGGAGCGCTGGAAATCCTGTTAGGGTTACGGTTTTTATTACGTCTATCGGGAGCTAACCCAGACAATCAGTTCGCGGCGGTTATTTTTGGGATATCAGAACCCTTTGCTGCTCCCTTTATCAGTTTATTTAGCAATGGACAAAGGTTTGAAGTGACTTTGTTAATTGCAATGGGAGTTTATGGATTACTAGGGTTTTTAGCGGTGATGTTAGTCAATTTATTTCGAGAAAGTTAA
- a CDS encoding phosphoketolase family protein, giving the protein MVAAPEKPTIQQDPLSAEELRKIDAYWRACNYLAVGMIYLKDNPLLKRPLQPEDIKPRLLGHWGTSPGLSFTYVHLNRLINKYDLDMIYMAGPGHGAPGVLGPVYLEGTYSEIYPDKSEDEEGMQKFFKQFSFPGHIGSHCTPETPGSIHEGGELGYSVSHAYGAAYDNPDLIVSVVVGDGEAETGALATSWHSNKYLNPIRDGAVLPILHLNGYKIANPTILARITPEELESLFIGYGYTPYVVEGDDPHLMHQKMAATLEHCINQIRHIQQEARSSGVVHRPRWPMIILRSPKGWTGPKEVDGHKVEGFWRAHQVPMGNMQNNPEHLRMLEEWMKGYRPDELFDENGKLIPELKELAPKGHRRMSANLHANGGVLRKDLRMPDFRDYAVEISTPGTEEVENTRLLGEFLRDVMRNNMTSFRLFGPDETASNRLQAVYEVSQKTWMAEFYPEDLDGSYLSREGRVMEMLSEHTLEGWLEGYLLTGRHGFFHTYEAFAHVIDSMFNQHAKWLDICKHDVHWRASVSSLNILLSSVVWRQDHNGFSHQDPGFIDLVTNKSAEVVRVYLPPDANCLLSVANHCLRSKDYVNVIVADKQKHLQYLSMDEAIKHCTKGIGIWEWASNDDQGKEPDEPDVIMACCGDIPTMESLAATAILREEFPELKVRFINVVDLFKLQSESEHPHGLSEWDFDSLFTHDKPIIFNFHGYPWLIHKLTYRRSNQERIHVRGYKEEGNINTPLELAIRNQVDRFNLVIDVIDRVPKLGSAAAYVKERMKNEIIDNLQHAFEQGSDKPEIVEWKWPY; this is encoded by the coding sequence ATGGTCGCAGCACCAGAAAAACCAACCATACAACAAGACCCCTTATCTGCTGAAGAACTCCGAAAAATAGATGCTTACTGGCGAGCTTGCAACTATTTGGCTGTTGGGATGATTTATCTCAAAGATAATCCTTTACTCAAAAGACCCCTACAACCCGAAGACATTAAACCCCGCTTGCTCGGACATTGGGGAACATCGCCCGGATTAAGTTTCACTTATGTTCACCTCAATCGACTGATCAACAAATATGATTTAGACATGATTTACATGGCCGGGCCGGGTCATGGTGCGCCTGGGGTACTCGGCCCTGTTTACTTAGAGGGAACATACTCAGAAATTTATCCCGATAAGAGCGAAGATGAAGAAGGAATGCAAAAATTCTTTAAACAGTTTTCCTTTCCCGGTCATATCGGAAGTCACTGTACCCCTGAAACTCCCGGCTCTATCCATGAAGGGGGAGAATTAGGATACAGCGTTTCCCATGCTTACGGTGCAGCTTATGATAATCCAGATTTAATTGTATCAGTAGTTGTGGGAGACGGAGAAGCAGAAACCGGAGCCTTAGCCACCTCCTGGCACTCCAACAAATACCTTAACCCGATTCGAGACGGGGCAGTCTTACCCATTTTGCACCTTAACGGCTATAAAATTGCTAATCCAACGATCCTCGCTCGTATTACCCCTGAAGAACTCGAAAGCTTATTTATTGGGTATGGATACACCCCTTATGTGGTCGAAGGGGATGATCCCCACCTGATGCACCAAAAAATGGCCGCCACCCTAGAACACTGTATCAACCAAATTCGCCATATACAACAAGAAGCCCGCAGCAGTGGAGTCGTACACCGTCCTCGCTGGCCGATGATTATTCTTCGCAGTCCTAAAGGGTGGACAGGGCCAAAAGAAGTCGATGGGCACAAAGTCGAAGGGTTTTGGCGGGCGCATCAAGTGCCAATGGGAAATATGCAAAATAATCCCGAACACCTGAGAATGTTAGAAGAGTGGATGAAAGGTTATAGACCGGATGAACTCTTCGACGAGAACGGTAAACTCATTCCCGAACTGAAAGAACTTGCTCCCAAAGGACATCGGCGGATGAGTGCTAACCTCCATGCCAACGGTGGGGTATTACGAAAAGATTTAAGAATGCCCGATTTTCGGGATTATGCGGTGGAGATTTCTACCCCTGGCACAGAAGAAGTCGAAAATACTCGCTTATTGGGTGAGTTTTTACGGGATGTGATGAGAAATAACATGACCTCCTTCCGTCTCTTTGGCCCTGATGAAACCGCCTCCAACCGTCTTCAAGCGGTATATGAAGTGAGTCAAAAAACCTGGATGGCTGAGTTTTACCCTGAAGATTTAGACGGAAGCTACTTATCCCGTGAGGGTCGAGTGATGGAAATGCTCAGTGAGCATACCCTAGAAGGATGGTTAGAAGGATATCTCTTAACCGGAAGACATGGATTTTTCCATACTTATGAAGCTTTTGCCCACGTTATTGATTCGATGTTTAACCAACACGCCAAATGGTTAGATATTTGTAAACATGACGTTCATTGGCGAGCTTCAGTTTCTTCCTTAAATATTCTCCTGTCTTCTGTCGTTTGGCGACAAGATCATAACGGGTTTAGTCACCAAGATCCCGGTTTTATCGATTTAGTAACTAATAAGAGTGCGGAAGTGGTGCGGGTTTATCTCCCTCCCGATGCCAATTGTTTGCTCTCAGTAGCGAATCACTGCTTACGGAGTAAAGACTATGTTAACGTCATCGTGGCTGACAAACAGAAGCACCTGCAATATCTCAGCATGGACGAAGCCATTAAACACTGTACTAAAGGAATTGGCATTTGGGAGTGGGCGAGTAATGATGACCAAGGGAAAGAACCGGACGAACCCGACGTTATCATGGCTTGTTGTGGTGATATTCCTACAATGGAATCTTTAGCGGCTACTGCTATTTTACGGGAAGAATTTCCTGAGCTTAAAGTGCGTTTTATTAACGTAGTTGACCTATTTAAGTTACAATCTGAAAGCGAACACCCTCACGGATTATCTGAATGGGATTTTGATAGTCTCTTTACTCACGATAAACCGATCATCTTTAACTTTCATGGTTATCCCTGGTTAATTCATAAACTAACCTATCGGCGTAGTAACCAAGAACGGATTCATGTAAGAGGTTACAAAGAAGAAGGGAATATTAACACCCCTCTAGAATTAGCCATTAGAAACCAAGTCGACCGGTTTAACCTCGTAATTGATGTGATCGATCGAGTTCCTAAATTAGGATCAGCCGCCGCCTATGTTAAAGAGCGGATGAAGAACGAAATTATCGACAACCTTCAACACGCTTTTGAACAGGGTAGCGATAAACCCGAAATCGTTGAATGGAAGTGGCCTTATTAG
- a CDS encoding endonuclease/exonuclease/phosphatase family protein, protein MVTNQKTFKVGTFNLYNLALPNQTFHRFLHYSNHDYELKTTWIAQQLERMQADIIGFQEVIHTEALLETIALAKGYEKMNLVVPETENYKSTVALACKFPILDYQIYTVFPPEAHFNVQGVNIPFERFSKPILSVRIKLTQKIICTLFVVHLKSKAPIIPGNCDPRDPAERARGQARALILRAAEATALRMILIETLKDTNHPVIVMGDVNDGGLAVTSQIITGDPPRKNERREYKKEAWDILLYSVKDIQERQSHGNYYYTHIHNGHYQSLDHILVSQEWIAHNPNRLGRVKYVSVFNDHLIDDTLSDEELPCWQSDHGQVVASFYLEDPKN, encoded by the coding sequence ATGGTAACAAATCAGAAAACTTTTAAAGTAGGAACGTTTAACTTATATAATCTTGCCCTTCCTAATCAAACCTTTCATCGTTTTCTCCATTATTCAAATCATGATTATGAGTTAAAAACAACTTGGATAGCTCAACAACTGGAACGAATGCAAGCAGATATTATAGGCTTTCAAGAAGTCATTCATACAGAAGCCCTTTTAGAAACTATCGCTCTGGCTAAAGGCTATGAAAAGATGAATTTAGTTGTTCCAGAGACAGAAAATTATAAATCTACAGTCGCTCTTGCTTGTAAATTTCCGATTCTCGATTATCAAATTTATACGGTTTTTCCTCCTGAAGCTCATTTTAATGTCCAAGGGGTAAATATTCCCTTTGAAAGATTTTCTAAACCGATTCTTTCCGTTCGGATCAAGTTAACTCAAAAGATAATTTGTACCCTATTTGTGGTTCATCTGAAATCAAAAGCGCCCATTATACCCGGAAATTGCGATCCCCGTGACCCGGCTGAACGCGCTAGAGGACAAGCAAGAGCCTTAATTTTAAGAGCCGCAGAAGCAACGGCCTTGAGGATGATTTTGATTGAAACCCTCAAAGATACCAATCATCCGGTTATTGTTATGGGAGATGTGAATGATGGAGGACTAGCGGTTACATCCCAAATTATCACAGGAGATCCTCCTCGTAAAAACGAACGTCGAGAATATAAAAAAGAAGCTTGGGATATCTTACTCTATAGTGTTAAAGATATTCAAGAACGTCAAAGTCACGGGAATTATTATTACACCCATATTCATAACGGTCATTATCAAAGTTTAGATCACATTTTAGTCAGTCAGGAATGGATAGCCCATAATCCTAACCGTCTCGGTCGTGTTAAATATGTATCCGTATTTAATGACCACTTAATTGATGATACTCTCAGTGATGAAGAGTTGCCCTGTTGGCAGTCAGATCATGGTCAGGTAGTGGCTTCTTTTTACCTAGAAGACCCAAAAAATTAG
- the prmA gene encoding 50S ribosomal protein L11 methyltransferase, whose amino-acid sequence MANSWWEIQVLCDPNLEESVFWRLDKFGCSGTATEIKGQSSVIKAYIPQITTQLLDLAALSLWLIQDALLVNLPRPITRWRLIDEEDWASSWKQHWQPTEIGDRMIIYPAWLTPPTDTDQIIIRLDPGSAFGTGTHATTQLCLESLEMRLTMDAEPVTLADIGCGSGILSIGAILLGAQKVYAVDTDPLAVSATRSNRHLNEIDPNHLIVNQGSIEQLLDLIPGQVDGIVCNILAEVIMDMIPQFTALTKPKSWAILSGILLEQAKPIADTLEQHDWVVAALWKRGDWCCFNIRKNSD is encoded by the coding sequence ATGGCAAATAGTTGGTGGGAAATTCAAGTCCTTTGTGATCCTAATTTGGAAGAGTCGGTTTTTTGGCGACTGGATAAATTTGGCTGTTCGGGAACAGCAACGGAAATCAAAGGACAATCTTCTGTCATTAAAGCTTATATTCCCCAAATTACCACCCAATTGTTAGACTTAGCCGCTTTATCTTTGTGGTTGATTCAAGATGCTTTACTGGTGAATTTACCCCGTCCGATTACCCGTTGGCGTTTAATTGATGAGGAAGACTGGGCCAGTAGCTGGAAACAACATTGGCAACCGACGGAAATTGGCGATCGCATGATTATTTATCCGGCTTGGTTAACGCCTCCTACAGATACGGATCAAATCATTATCCGTCTTGATCCGGGTTCGGCCTTTGGAACAGGAACTCACGCGACAACCCAGTTATGTTTAGAATCCTTAGAAATGCGATTAACGATGGATGCTGAACCCGTCACCCTGGCTGATATTGGGTGTGGTTCGGGGATTTTATCGATCGGGGCGATTTTGTTAGGAGCGCAAAAGGTTTATGCTGTTGATACTGATCCGTTAGCTGTATCAGCAACCCGAAGTAATCGTCATCTTAATGAGATTGATCCTAATCATTTGATCGTCAATCAAGGCAGTATTGAACAATTATTAGATCTAATTCCCGGTCAAGTCGATGGAATTGTGTGTAATATTTTAGCTGAAGTGATTATGGACATGATTCCTCAATTTACGGCTTTGACTAAACCCAAAAGTTGGGCGATTTTAAGCGGAATTTTGTTAGAGCAAGCTAAACCCATTGCTGATACTTTAGAACAACATGACTGGGTTGTCGCGGCTTTATGGAAAAGAGGAGATTGGTGTTGTTTTAATATTAGAAAAAATAGTGATTAA
- a CDS encoding ATP synthase subunit I — translation MAQVSFRWKQVPFWLLILSLIRNQGRMAFSISRKKYRYLSRWLFTGLAIALMFAWNWKLVLATGIGVGLMLLIYLMQGWNWQRYWLYWQQFLSGSDGKLTVAVGSGGFAALCTYVATSIWTESENRWLATGTILQGLGTLLTFGLLCWHIITQRERQKESEFDLWITDLTDSDPLKRLIAVRKLSQLVNQHRLNEIYTEQIIEYFQLMLLQEQEPTVKEALLNNLSQWQKNSSTPDKAQPLKIPLNLNSKAQYSVVKPQEKVNYIDN, via the coding sequence GTGGCACAAGTGTCATTTCGGTGGAAACAAGTCCCTTTCTGGCTTCTAATCTTGTCTTTAATTCGCAATCAAGGGCGAATGGCTTTTTCTATCTCTCGGAAAAAATACCGTTATCTCAGTCGGTGGTTATTCACTGGTTTGGCGATCGCTTTGATGTTCGCTTGGAATTGGAAACTGGTACTAGCCACAGGGATAGGAGTAGGATTAATGTTGCTGATCTATCTGATGCAAGGCTGGAACTGGCAACGATACTGGTTATATTGGCAACAATTTTTAAGCGGTTCTGATGGTAAATTGACAGTAGCAGTGGGAAGCGGTGGTTTTGCCGCTTTATGTACCTACGTCGCCACTTCTATCTGGACTGAATCAGAGAACCGATGGTTGGCGACTGGTACAATTTTACAAGGGTTGGGAACATTATTGACCTTTGGGTTATTATGTTGGCATATTATCACCCAACGAGAGCGACAAAAAGAGTCTGAGTTTGATCTATGGATCACAGATTTAACCGATAGTGATCCCCTCAAGCGTTTGATAGCAGTCCGAAAGTTAAGTCAGCTTGTCAATCAGCATCGGTTGAATGAAATTTACACTGAGCAGATTATAGAATATTTTCAACTGATGTTATTGCAAGAACAAGAACCGACCGTAAAAGAGGCTCTTTTAAATAATCTTAGTCAATGGCAAAAAAATTCATCAACCCCAGACAAAGCCCAACCCCTAAAAATCCCTCTAAACCTTAACAGTAAGGCTCAATATTCGGTAGTTAAACCACAGGAAAAAGTCAACTATATAGACAATTAA